The Etheostoma cragini isolate CJK2018 chromosome 15, CSU_Ecrag_1.0, whole genome shotgun sequence genome window below encodes:
- the pih1d1 gene encoding PIH1 domain-containing protein 1 isoform X2: protein MTTDSSLLNSELDLQQQEELYQQLLLQTVGKMQTENPDFKVIRPQPGMCVKTFSVPGKQKVFVNICQSNSVPMPPELSREELVELLQSEDPSGFRVPMSLGEPHAEVDNNSQGCTAFDVVINLEFFQKCQMDPLFQQFVILVSLEGLENKYNLELSRDWKVMKNRKFLGSVNEQNIRTKSRPVIQELQPQESSTVTAKRPEFTLLVEPPAGDPEYLIAEIKLPGVPSSRSLVLDVGEDRLVVTARPSLFHLDIFHPFIIHQENSVAQYNNSTQILTVTMPVVSS from the exons ATGACAACAGACTCCTCACTCCTCAACTCCGAGCTGGACTTACAGCAGCAAGAAGAGCTGTATCAACAGCTGCTGTTACAG ACAGTGGGAAAGATGCAGACTGAAAACCCAGACTTCAAAGTAATCCGACCACAACCTG GCATGTGTGTGAAGACTTTCTCAGTGCCAGGAAAGCAGAAGGTGTTTGTCAACATCTGTCAGTCAAACTCTGTCCCAATGCCACCTGAACTCTCCAGAGAGGAGCTGGTGGAACTGCTCCAATCAGAAGATCCAAGCGGCTTCAGAGTTCCCATGAGCCTCGGCGAGCCACACGCAGAAGTAGACAATA ACTCTCAGGGTTGCACAGCATTTGATGTGGTCATTAACCTGGAGTTCTTCCAGAAGTGCCag ATGGATCCCTTGTTCCAGCAGTTTGTTATCCTGGTCTCTTTAGAGGGTTTGGAGAACAAGTACAATCTGGAGCTAAGTAGAG ACTGGAAGGTGATGAAGAACAGAAAGTTTTTGGGTTCTGTAAACGAGCAAAACATCCGGACAAAGAGCAGGCCGGTGATTCAAGAGTTGCAGCCTCA GGAGAGCTCCACTGTTACAGCCAAAAG ACCAGAGTTCACCTTGCTTGTAGAGCCTCCTGCTGGTGATCCAGAGTACCTAATTGCAGAAATAAAGCTACCCGGAGTG CCGTCGTCCCGCTCTCTGGTTCTGGACGTTGGAGAGGACCGCCTTGTGGTGACAGCTCGACCCTCACTCTTCCATCTGGACATCTTCCATCCCTTCATCATCCACCAGGAGAACAGTGTGGCCCAGTACAACAACAGCACTCAG ATACTTACAGTCACTATGCCCGTGGTATCTTCATGA
- the pih1d1 gene encoding PIH1 domain-containing protein 1 isoform X1: MLNTARLQLARVERFLSVAMTTDSSLLNSELDLQQQEELYQQLLLQTVGKMQTENPDFKVIRPQPGMCVKTFSVPGKQKVFVNICQSNSVPMPPELSREELVELLQSEDPSGFRVPMSLGEPHAEVDNNSQGCTAFDVVINLEFFQKCQMDPLFQQFVILVSLEGLENKYNLELSRDWKVMKNRKFLGSVNEQNIRTKSRPVIQELQPQESSTVTAKRPEFTLLVEPPAGDPEYLIAEIKLPGVPSSRSLVLDVGEDRLVVTARPSLFHLDIFHPFIIHQENSVAQYNNSTQILTVTMPVVSS, from the exons ATGTTGAACACGGCGCGACTTCAACTGGCACGGGTGGAAag ATTTTTGTCTGTAGCCATGACAACAGACTCCTCACTCCTCAACTCCGAGCTGGACTTACAGCAGCAAGAAGAGCTGTATCAACAGCTGCTGTTACAG ACAGTGGGAAAGATGCAGACTGAAAACCCAGACTTCAAAGTAATCCGACCACAACCTG GCATGTGTGTGAAGACTTTCTCAGTGCCAGGAAAGCAGAAGGTGTTTGTCAACATCTGTCAGTCAAACTCTGTCCCAATGCCACCTGAACTCTCCAGAGAGGAGCTGGTGGAACTGCTCCAATCAGAAGATCCAAGCGGCTTCAGAGTTCCCATGAGCCTCGGCGAGCCACACGCAGAAGTAGACAATA ACTCTCAGGGTTGCACAGCATTTGATGTGGTCATTAACCTGGAGTTCTTCCAGAAGTGCCag ATGGATCCCTTGTTCCAGCAGTTTGTTATCCTGGTCTCTTTAGAGGGTTTGGAGAACAAGTACAATCTGGAGCTAAGTAGAG ACTGGAAGGTGATGAAGAACAGAAAGTTTTTGGGTTCTGTAAACGAGCAAAACATCCGGACAAAGAGCAGGCCGGTGATTCAAGAGTTGCAGCCTCA GGAGAGCTCCACTGTTACAGCCAAAAG ACCAGAGTTCACCTTGCTTGTAGAGCCTCCTGCTGGTGATCCAGAGTACCTAATTGCAGAAATAAAGCTACCCGGAGTG CCGTCGTCCCGCTCTCTGGTTCTGGACGTTGGAGAGGACCGCCTTGTGGTGACAGCTCGACCCTCACTCTTCCATCTGGACATCTTCCATCCCTTCATCATCCACCAGGAGAACAGTGTGGCCCAGTACAACAACAGCACTCAG ATACTTACAGTCACTATGCCCGTGGTATCTTCATGA